The Blastococcus sp. HT6-4 genome window below encodes:
- the mtrB gene encoding MtrAB system histidine kinase MtrB, which produces MTATRTPEAGAGTAQSPVAPGARTPGSGPGDVGRRLRRRAGAVRRRLRRDGRRLAERAVSAWRSSLQVRIGAITMLLAGTVVVIVSMVLFSQIRDQLLDVKRQAAVDQVQAGVVYAQSEAAGIATGDAASIRATLARTVNQLLDRGGAAGDFGVVMVYRTGAGETPAASTRETPASSRRFTLDAVPPELRALVNSGSQAFQYHPVPDETGELQPTLLVGAPVTGDAQGPDRLELYYAFPLQQEQESLSLIRNTVVISGVALTLLVVGIGVLVTRLVVDPVRQAAGTAQRLAEGQLEERMAVRGEDDLARLATSFNAMADSLQRQITQLEGLSQLQQRFTSDVSHELRTPLTTVQMAADVLYETRSDFPPHVARSAELLRAELDRFEALLSDLLEISRYDAGAAELDPAPTDLRALVTRVVDGMASLAERHDCELQLAAPPDGVLAEVDARRVERILRNLVGNAVEHGSGHPVEITLAANRSAAAITVRDHGVGLSAGEAQHVFDRFWRADPSRVRTVGGSGLGLSISIEDARLHGGWLQVWGQPGAGAQFRLTLPLVAGTDLTSSPLPLRPVRLRRPEVPR; this is translated from the coding sequence GTGACCGCCACCCGGACTCCCGAGGCGGGGGCCGGGACGGCGCAGTCCCCGGTGGCCCCGGGCGCCCGCACGCCGGGATCCGGGCCGGGCGACGTCGGGCGCCGGCTGCGCCGCCGGGCCGGCGCGGTCCGGCGCCGGCTGCGGCGGGACGGTCGCCGGCTGGCCGAGCGCGCCGTGTCGGCCTGGCGGTCCTCGCTGCAGGTGCGCATCGGCGCGATCACCATGCTGCTGGCCGGCACGGTCGTGGTGATCGTGAGCATGGTGCTGTTCTCGCAGATCCGCGACCAGCTGCTCGACGTCAAGCGGCAGGCCGCCGTCGACCAGGTCCAGGCCGGCGTGGTCTACGCGCAGAGCGAGGCGGCCGGCATCGCGACCGGTGACGCCGCCAGCATCCGGGCCACCCTGGCGCGCACCGTGAACCAGCTGCTCGACCGGGGCGGCGCGGCCGGCGACTTCGGGGTCGTCATGGTGTACCGCACCGGCGCGGGCGAGACCCCGGCGGCCAGCACGCGCGAGACGCCGGCGTCCAGCCGCCGGTTCACCCTCGACGCCGTCCCGCCGGAACTGCGTGCCCTCGTCAACTCCGGCAGCCAGGCGTTCCAGTACCACCCGGTGCCCGACGAGACCGGTGAGCTGCAGCCGACCCTGCTCGTGGGCGCGCCCGTCACCGGTGACGCCCAGGGCCCCGACCGGCTCGAGCTCTACTACGCCTTCCCGCTGCAGCAGGAGCAGGAGAGCCTGTCGCTGATCCGGAACACGGTGGTCATCAGCGGGGTCGCGCTGACCCTGCTGGTGGTGGGCATCGGCGTGCTCGTGACCCGGCTGGTCGTCGACCCGGTGCGGCAGGCCGCCGGTACCGCCCAGCGGCTGGCGGAGGGGCAGCTCGAGGAACGGATGGCCGTCCGGGGCGAGGACGACCTCGCCCGGCTGGCCACGAGCTTCAACGCGATGGCCGACAGCCTGCAGCGGCAGATCACCCAGCTGGAGGGGCTCTCCCAGCTCCAGCAGCGGTTCACCTCCGACGTGTCGCACGAGCTGCGCACGCCGCTGACCACCGTCCAGATGGCCGCCGACGTCCTCTACGAGACGCGCAGTGACTTCCCGCCGCACGTCGCCCGGTCCGCGGAGCTGCTGCGCGCGGAGCTGGACCGCTTCGAGGCATTGCTGAGCGACCTGCTGGAGATCAGCCGCTACGACGCCGGCGCGGCCGAGCTCGACCCGGCGCCGACCGACCTGCGGGCGCTGGTGACGCGGGTGGTGGACGGGATGGCGTCGCTGGCCGAACGGCACGACTGCGAGCTGCAGCTCGCCGCCCCGCCCGACGGGGTCCTGGCCGAGGTGGACGCCCGCCGGGTCGAGCGGATCCTGCGCAACCTCGTCGGGAACGCCGTCGAGCACGGGTCGGGGCACCCGGTCGAGATCACCCTCGCGGCCAACCGGTCGGCGGCCGCGATCACCGTGCGCGACCACGGTGTGGGGTTGAGCGCCGGGGAGGCGCAGCACGTGTTCGACCGGTTCTGGCGGGCCGATCCCTCGCGCGTGCGCACGGTGGGCGGCAGCGGCCTCGGGCTGTCCATCAGCATCGAGGACGCCCGCCTGCACGGTGGCTGGCTCCAGGTGTGGGGGCAGCCCGGCGCCGGCGCGCAGTTCCGGCTCACCCTGCCGCTCGTCGCCGGCACCGACCTCACCAGCTCGCCGCTGCCGCTGCGGCCGGTCCGCCTGCGCCGTCCGGAGGTGCCGCGATGA
- a CDS encoding TIGR03618 family F420-dependent PPOX class oxidoreductase — protein MARDLSDPGQSLLEFLTERHLATLTTLRRNGTPHVVPVGVTYDAGTRIARVITSGGSAKARHVREGQSRVAVCQVDGRRWLTLEGAAVVREDAVSVADAVARYARRYRQPRENPARVVLEISVDRILGNA, from the coding sequence GTGGCACGCGACCTCTCCGACCCCGGGCAGAGCCTGCTCGAGTTCCTCACGGAGCGGCACCTGGCGACGCTCACCACGCTGCGCCGCAACGGCACCCCGCACGTCGTGCCGGTGGGCGTGACCTACGACGCCGGCACCCGCATCGCGCGGGTCATCACCTCCGGTGGCTCGGCCAAGGCCCGTCACGTGCGCGAGGGGCAGTCCCGCGTGGCCGTCTGCCAGGTGGACGGACGGCGGTGGCTCACCCTCGAGGGGGCCGCGGTGGTGCGCGAGGACGCCGTGTCCGTCGCCGACGCCGTCGCGCGCTACGCCCGGCGCTACCGGCAGCCGCGCGAGAACCCGGCGCGCGTGGTCCTCGAGATCTCGGTGGACCGGATCCTCGGCAACGCCTGA
- a CDS encoding GNAT family N-acetyltransferase, which yields MDVTGLDLTTETLHTDRLVLRPYRSDDVDAVLRASQDPETQRWISTIPVPYTRADARHFVEEVAMRERSEGTGLPVVIEVRGGLAGTGALHFRPGRLGPEIGYAVAPWARGRGYAAEAAHALAEWALGLGAPRVHLFVDVGNPASQAVARRAGFREEGVVRACLDRRDGSRADAVLFGRVAGD from the coding sequence GTGGATGTCACCGGCCTCGACCTGACCACCGAGACGCTGCACACCGATCGGCTGGTGCTGCGCCCGTACCGCTCCGACGACGTCGACGCGGTGCTGCGCGCCTCGCAGGACCCGGAGACCCAGCGCTGGATCTCGACCATCCCGGTGCCGTACACGCGCGCGGACGCCCGCCACTTCGTCGAGGAGGTGGCCATGCGCGAGCGCAGCGAGGGGACGGGCCTGCCGGTGGTCATCGAGGTCCGCGGCGGGCTGGCCGGGACGGGGGCGCTGCACTTCCGTCCCGGGCGGCTGGGGCCGGAGATCGGCTACGCGGTCGCCCCCTGGGCGCGCGGCCGGGGGTACGCCGCCGAGGCCGCGCACGCCCTGGCCGAGTGGGCGCTCGGGCTCGGCGCCCCCCGCGTGCACCTGTTCGTCGACGTCGGGAACCCGGCATCGCAGGCCGTGGCCCGACGGGCGGGCTTCCGTGAGGAGGGCGTCGTCCGGGCCTGCCTCGACCGGCGCGACGGCAGCCGGGCGGACGCGGTGCTCTTCGGGCGGGTCGCCGGCGACTGA
- the mtrA gene encoding MtrAB system response regulator MtrA, whose product MVVVAPTAPQNGPSRGRVLVVDDDAALAEMLGIVLRREGYEPAFVSDGNRAVGVFQQTRPDLVLLDLMLPGRNGLQICQDIRTQSTVPIVMLTAKGDTIDVVQGLEAGADDYVTKPFKPVELVARVRAQLRRGETGQAENLSIGDVQIDVPAHQVSRDGVPIALTPLEFDLLVALARKPRQVFTRELLLEQVWGYRHAADTRLVNVHVQRLRAKVERDPEKPEVVLTVRGVGYKAGPP is encoded by the coding sequence ATGGTCGTCGTGGCACCCACCGCTCCCCAGAACGGCCCCAGTCGCGGCCGCGTCCTCGTCGTCGACGACGACGCCGCCCTCGCCGAGATGCTCGGCATCGTGCTGCGGCGCGAGGGGTACGAGCCGGCCTTCGTCTCCGACGGGAACCGCGCAGTCGGCGTCTTCCAGCAGACCCGGCCCGACCTGGTGCTCCTCGACCTGATGCTGCCCGGCCGCAACGGCCTGCAGATCTGCCAGGACATCCGCACCCAGTCGACCGTGCCGATCGTCATGCTCACCGCCAAGGGCGACACGATCGACGTCGTCCAGGGACTGGAGGCCGGCGCCGACGACTACGTCACCAAGCCGTTCAAGCCCGTCGAGCTGGTGGCCCGCGTTCGGGCCCAGCTGCGCCGGGGCGAGACGGGACAGGCGGAGAACCTCAGCATCGGCGACGTGCAGATCGACGTCCCGGCGCACCAGGTGAGCCGCGACGGCGTGCCCATCGCGCTCACCCCGCTCGAGTTCGACCTGCTGGTGGCGCTGGCCCGCAAGCCGCGCCAGGTGTTCACCCGGGAGCTGCTGCTCGAGCAGGTCTGGGGCTACCGGCACGCCGCCGACACCCGGCTGGTCAACGTCCACGTCCAGCGGCTGCGGGCCAAGGTCGAGCGCGACCCGGAGAAGCCGGAGGTCGTGCTGACGGTGCGCGGGGTGGGCTACAAGGCCGGGCCCCCGTGA
- a CDS encoding ComF family protein, giving the protein MAVPVLPALADLVLPRVCAGCGLPGRVLCPGCARLLTEPRPAQPRRFPDGFPPTVAAGPYAGPVRPAINAFKEQGRAELAGPLGAALALAVVAVRLAVPGPPRAVLLVPMPASRAAVRARGRDHVRELTGRAVTELRAAGVTAAECRLLRRRGRVRDSAGLTAAERRANLAGTFAVAGPLPVADLLVLVDDVVTTGATLTEAAGVLSAGLGRAAPPVVAAVVAATPRSPDDLDRLSRPLRND; this is encoded by the coding sequence GTGGCCGTCCCGGTGCTCCCTGCCCTGGCCGACCTGGTGCTCCCGCGGGTCTGCGCCGGGTGCGGTCTGCCCGGCCGGGTCCTCTGCCCGGGATGCGCCCGGTTGCTGACCGAGCCCCGGCCGGCGCAGCCCCGTCGCTTCCCCGACGGCTTCCCGCCGACGGTGGCCGCGGGGCCCTACGCAGGCCCGGTGCGGCCGGCGATCAACGCCTTCAAGGAGCAGGGCCGCGCGGAGCTCGCCGGGCCGCTGGGCGCGGCGCTGGCCCTCGCCGTCGTCGCCGTCCGGCTGGCGGTGCCGGGACCGCCGCGGGCGGTGCTGCTCGTGCCGATGCCGGCGTCCCGGGCAGCGGTGCGTGCACGCGGGCGTGACCACGTCCGGGAGCTCACCGGCCGCGCCGTGACCGAGCTGCGGGCCGCCGGGGTGACCGCCGCGGAGTGCCGGCTGCTGCGGCGGCGTGGCCGGGTCCGTGACTCGGCGGGCCTGACGGCGGCGGAGCGACGGGCCAACCTGGCCGGCACCTTCGCGGTCGCCGGCCCCCTGCCGGTCGCGGACCTGCTGGTGCTGGTCGACGACGTGGTGACCACCGGCGCCACGCTGACCGAGGCGGCCGGGGTGCTGTCGGCCGGCCTGGGCCGGGCGGCACCTCCGGTCGTCGCGGCCGTCGTTGCCGCCACGCCCCGGTCGCCCGACGACCTCGATCGACTGTCGCGGCCCCTGAGGAACGACTAG
- a CDS encoding LpqB family beta-propeller domain-containing protein, with protein sequence MTRRWTSVVALLVAALFLASCSTVPTASPAVVITQAPARAQESVGIEPLPPAAGASAEEIVRDFIDAAASTVRTHPVARQYLAPTAAETWDDASGISVIGTDFAAVTTAPGVVTVTANLIGTIDPRGIFTVADRGVFTRTFRLEQIDGQWRIIDPPDGLIMLEPDFRRLYDQVDAYFLDPTGERVVPDPRYLISGAAQPTVLVERLIAGPSTTLAAGVQNPLGGAELTRAVTVEGQTATVDLTGLPADSALLDEISAQLVWSLQQLSRPRISNVVVLLDGEPVTPDGVPRRQATEDWASFAPDAVPVDSVGHYLEGGALRTVPAGEPVPGPAGTGEYGLGSAAVAADTASGRLSFLTGVRSDPSGDTLLAGDYGGQLAPALTAGTLSAPTVAATRTEAWVVRDGTEVVRVPAGGPPQAVTAPTLAGLGRADVLQLSPDGVRAAVVIEGTDGRRLYVGTVVRSEDGAVVLRDLRNIAPTLAGVIDVGWRDSGNLLVLAGDEGEDRIVPYSLRVDGFGLAPVPTSGLPSQPTAVAVAPTRQPLVSAGGYIWQLAGGTWATLVRGAEPLPGTAPFYPL encoded by the coding sequence ATGACCCGCCGCTGGACGTCGGTGGTCGCCCTCCTGGTCGCCGCGCTGTTCCTGGCCTCCTGCTCCACGGTCCCCACCGCCTCGCCCGCGGTGGTGATCACCCAGGCGCCGGCCCGGGCCCAGGAGTCGGTCGGCATCGAGCCGCTGCCGCCGGCAGCAGGGGCCAGCGCCGAGGAGATCGTGCGCGACTTCATCGACGCGGCGGCGAGCACGGTCCGCACCCACCCGGTGGCCCGGCAGTACCTGGCGCCGACCGCGGCGGAGACCTGGGACGACGCGAGCGGGATCAGCGTGATCGGCACGGACTTCGCCGCGGTGACCACCGCCCCCGGCGTCGTCACGGTGACCGCGAACCTGATCGGGACGATCGACCCGCGCGGGATCTTCACCGTGGCCGACCGGGGCGTGTTCACCCGCACCTTCCGGCTGGAGCAGATCGACGGTCAGTGGCGGATCATCGACCCGCCCGACGGGCTGATCATGCTGGAGCCGGACTTCCGGCGGCTCTACGACCAGGTCGACGCCTACTTCCTCGATCCGACGGGGGAGCGGGTGGTCCCGGATCCGCGCTACCTGATCAGCGGGGCGGCCCAGCCGACCGTGCTCGTCGAGCGGCTGATCGCCGGGCCGTCGACCACGCTGGCCGCCGGCGTCCAGAACCCGCTCGGCGGCGCGGAGCTGACCCGGGCGGTCACCGTCGAGGGGCAAACGGCGACGGTCGACCTGACGGGCCTGCCGGCGGACTCCGCGCTGCTGGACGAGATCAGCGCGCAGCTCGTCTGGAGCCTGCAGCAGCTGAGCCGGCCGCGGATCAGCAACGTCGTCGTGCTCCTCGACGGGGAGCCGGTGACCCCGGACGGGGTGCCGCGCCGGCAGGCCACCGAGGATTGGGCCTCGTTCGCCCCCGACGCCGTGCCGGTGGACAGCGTGGGCCACTACCTCGAGGGCGGGGCGCTGCGCACCGTCCCGGCAGGTGAGCCGGTGCCCGGCCCGGCCGGCACCGGTGAGTACGGGCTCGGCAGCGCGGCCGTCGCGGCCGACACGGCCAGCGGCCGGCTGTCGTTCCTGACCGGCGTGCGCAGCGATCCCTCGGGGGACACGTTGCTGGCCGGTGACTACGGCGGGCAGCTGGCGCCGGCGCTGACCGCGGGCACCCTCAGCGCGCCCACCGTGGCGGCGACGCGCACGGAGGCGTGGGTGGTGCGGGACGGCACCGAGGTGGTGCGGGTACCGGCCGGCGGCCCGCCGCAGGCGGTCACCGCCCCCACCCTCGCCGGGCTGGGCCGGGCGGACGTGCTCCAGCTGTCACCGGACGGTGTCCGGGCGGCCGTGGTGATCGAGGGGACGGACGGTCGCCGCCTCTACGTGGGCACGGTGGTCCGCTCGGAGGACGGCGCGGTGGTGCTGCGCGACCTGCGCAACATCGCGCCCACGCTCGCCGGGGTCATCGACGTCGGCTGGCGGGACAGCGGCAACCTGCTGGTGCTGGCCGGGGACGAGGGGGAGGACCGCATCGTCCCGTACTCGCTGCGCGTCGACGGCTTCGGACTGGCGCCGGTGCCGACGTCGGGCCTGCCCAGCCAGCCGACGGCGGTGGCGGTCGCCCCCACGCGCCAGCCGCTGGTGAGCGCCGGTGGCTACATCTGGCAACTGGCCGGCGGCACATGGGCGACCCTCGTCCGCGGCGCCGAGCCGCTCCCGGGAACGGCGCCCTTCTACCCGCTCTGA
- the hpf gene encoding ribosome hibernation-promoting factor, HPF/YfiA family — protein sequence MEIVVRGRNVEVPEHYRQHVEDKVGQLERFDAKLSRIDVELFHEKNPRQSASCQRVEITLRGKGPVVRAEAAGPDFYAALDLASGKLDNRLRRAADRRRVHHGRRTPDSVRLSGAPLDAGHPELGIEAQLELDRELASGPHVTDLDEHLPGQVVREKHHPATPMTVDQALHEMELVGHDFFLFQCADTGQPTVVYRRHAYDYGLIRLAPVSQDGSTPAGQPVATPAGA from the coding sequence ATGGAGATCGTGGTCCGTGGTCGCAACGTCGAGGTCCCCGAGCACTACCGCCAACACGTGGAGGACAAGGTCGGTCAGCTCGAACGGTTCGACGCGAAACTCTCGCGCATCGACGTCGAGCTGTTCCACGAGAAGAACCCCCGCCAGTCGGCCAGCTGCCAGCGCGTGGAGATCACCCTCCGCGGCAAGGGCCCCGTGGTCCGCGCCGAAGCGGCCGGACCCGACTTCTACGCCGCGCTCGACCTGGCCAGCGGCAAGCTGGACAACCGGCTGCGCCGGGCCGCCGACCGCCGTCGCGTGCACCACGGGCGCCGGACCCCGGACAGCGTGCGGCTCTCCGGCGCCCCGCTGGACGCCGGGCACCCGGAGCTCGGGATCGAGGCCCAGCTCGAACTGGACCGGGAGCTGGCCAGCGGGCCGCACGTCACCGATCTCGACGAGCACCTGCCCGGGCAGGTCGTGCGGGAGAAGCACCATCCGGCCACTCCCATGACCGTCGACCAGGCGCTCCACGAGATGGAGCTGGTCGGCCACGACTTCTTCCTCTTCCAGTGCGCGGACACCGGTCAGCCGACGGTGGTCTACCGCCGGCACGCCTACGACTACGGGCTGATCCGGCTGGCGCCCGTGTCCCAGGACGGCTCGACACCGGCCGGGCAGCCGGTGGCCACCCCGGCCGGGGCCTGA
- the secA gene encoding preprotein translocase subunit SecA, translated as MVFSKILRAGEGKLVRRLGRIADAVDSLADDYTDLTDAELRAKTDEFKERHADGESLDALLPEAFAVVREAATRTLGQRHFRVQLMGGAALHLGNIAEMRTGEGKTLTGVLPAYLNALTGEGVHVITVNDYLAKRDAEWMGRVHRFLGLSVGTIVSGQPPTVRREQYAADITYGTNNEFGFDYLRDNMAWSKADLVQRGHHYAIVDEVDSILIDEARTPLIISGPAESSAKWYGEFARIVPKMKRDLHYEVEEDKRTVAVTEEGVDYVEDQLGIDNLYEAVNTPLIGYLNNALKAKELFKKDQQYIVSNGEVLIVDEFTGRVLAGRRYNEGMHQAIEAKERVKIKDENQTLATITLQNYFRLYDKLSGMTGTAQTEAAELNQTYKLGVVPIPTNRPMVRADRSDVIYKTEKAKFDAVVEDIAERHEVGQPVLVGTASVEKSEVLSNYLLKRGIRHEVLNAKNHAREASIIAQAGRPGAVTVATNMAGRGTDIQLGGNAEFIADEALRARGLTPTDTPDEYEAAWDEALDAAKAQVKAEHEEVTEAGGLYVLGTERHESRRIDNQLRGRSGRQGDPGESRFYLSLGDDLMRRFNGPMLESMMNTLRVPDDQPIESKMVSRAILSAQTQVEQQNFEVRKNVLKYDEVLNRQRTVIYDERRKVLEGADLHEQVRTMVDDVVGAYVDGATETGYAEDWDLDQLWTGLKALYPVGVTVDELIDREADGEQSDLSADDLKRTLLDDVHRAYEERETALGSEVMRELERRVLLSVLDRKWREHLYEMDYLRAGIHLRAMANRDPVVEYQREGYDMFVAMLDGIKEESVGFLFNLEVKTKEEQDAEARAKQAEAEAKALAAAQAGTAKLLARQAAAAKAASGGAAAATARRSSAPAAPNAPLVEAPDPAAPVADAPAPAPPSEVPAPAAPAPAAEPAEEAATAGTGPVLAVKGLDEPRRAPENLTYSAPSLDASPAEGGKAKAAKTATVSGTKETPRNAPCPCGSGRKYKQCHGAAGS; from the coding sequence GTGGTGTTCTCGAAGATTCTCCGTGCCGGTGAGGGCAAGCTCGTCCGACGACTGGGCAGGATCGCCGACGCGGTCGACTCGCTCGCCGACGACTACACCGACCTCACCGACGCGGAGCTCCGGGCGAAGACCGACGAGTTCAAGGAGCGGCACGCCGACGGCGAGTCCCTCGACGCGCTCCTGCCGGAGGCCTTCGCGGTGGTCCGCGAGGCCGCGACCCGCACCCTGGGCCAGCGGCACTTCCGCGTGCAGCTCATGGGCGGCGCCGCCCTGCACCTGGGCAACATCGCCGAGATGCGCACCGGTGAGGGGAAGACGCTGACCGGCGTCCTGCCGGCCTACCTCAACGCGCTGACCGGCGAGGGCGTCCACGTCATCACGGTCAACGACTACCTCGCCAAGCGCGACGCGGAGTGGATGGGCCGGGTGCACCGGTTCCTGGGCCTGTCGGTCGGGACGATCGTGTCCGGGCAGCCACCCACGGTGCGGCGCGAGCAGTACGCGGCCGACATCACCTACGGCACGAACAACGAGTTCGGGTTCGACTACCTGCGCGACAACATGGCCTGGAGCAAGGCCGATCTGGTGCAGCGCGGGCACCACTACGCGATCGTCGACGAGGTGGACTCGATCCTCATCGACGAGGCCCGCACGCCGCTGATCATCAGTGGCCCGGCCGAGTCCAGCGCCAAGTGGTACGGCGAGTTCGCCCGGATCGTGCCGAAGATGAAGCGCGACCTCCACTACGAGGTGGAGGAGGACAAGCGGACCGTCGCGGTCACCGAGGAGGGCGTCGACTACGTCGAGGATCAGCTCGGCATCGACAACCTCTACGAGGCGGTCAACACCCCGCTGATCGGCTACCTGAACAACGCGCTCAAGGCCAAGGAGCTGTTCAAGAAGGACCAGCAGTACATCGTCAGCAACGGCGAGGTGCTCATCGTCGACGAGTTCACCGGCCGCGTGCTGGCGGGCCGCCGCTACAACGAGGGCATGCACCAGGCCATCGAGGCCAAGGAGCGGGTGAAGATCAAGGACGAGAACCAGACGCTCGCCACGATCACCCTCCAGAACTACTTCCGGCTCTACGACAAGCTCAGCGGGATGACCGGTACGGCCCAGACCGAGGCCGCCGAGCTCAACCAGACCTACAAGCTGGGCGTCGTCCCCATCCCCACGAACCGGCCGATGGTGCGGGCGGACCGCTCCGACGTCATCTACAAGACGGAGAAGGCCAAGTTCGACGCCGTCGTCGAGGACATCGCCGAACGGCACGAGGTCGGTCAGCCGGTGCTGGTGGGCACCGCCAGCGTCGAGAAGTCCGAGGTGCTGTCGAACTACCTGCTCAAGCGCGGCATCCGGCACGAGGTGCTCAACGCCAAGAACCACGCGCGCGAGGCGTCGATCATCGCCCAGGCCGGCCGGCCCGGAGCGGTCACCGTGGCCACCAACATGGCCGGCCGTGGCACCGACATCCAGCTCGGCGGCAACGCCGAGTTCATCGCTGACGAGGCGCTGCGCGCCCGCGGGCTGACCCCGACCGACACCCCCGACGAGTACGAGGCCGCGTGGGACGAGGCGCTGGACGCCGCGAAGGCCCAGGTGAAGGCCGAGCACGAGGAGGTCACCGAGGCCGGCGGCCTCTACGTGCTGGGCACCGAGCGGCACGAGAGCCGCCGGATCGACAACCAGCTGCGCGGCCGCTCCGGCCGGCAGGGCGACCCGGGGGAGTCGCGGTTCTACCTCTCCCTCGGCGACGACCTGATGCGCCGGTTCAACGGCCCGATGCTCGAGTCGATGATGAACACCCTGCGCGTCCCCGACGACCAGCCGATCGAGTCGAAGATGGTCAGCCGGGCGATCCTCTCGGCGCAGACGCAGGTCGAGCAGCAGAACTTCGAGGTCCGCAAGAACGTCCTCAAGTACGACGAGGTCCTCAACCGCCAGCGCACCGTCATCTACGACGAGCGGCGCAAGGTGCTCGAGGGCGCCGATCTGCACGAGCAGGTGCGGACCATGGTCGACGACGTGGTCGGCGCCTACGTCGACGGGGCCACCGAGACCGGCTACGCCGAGGACTGGGACCTCGACCAGCTCTGGACCGGACTGAAGGCGCTGTACCCGGTCGGGGTCACCGTCGACGAGCTGATCGACCGGGAGGCCGACGGCGAGCAGTCCGACCTCTCCGCCGACGACCTCAAGCGCACGCTGCTCGACGACGTCCACCGCGCCTACGAGGAGCGCGAGACGGCGCTGGGCTCGGAGGTCATGCGCGAGCTCGAGCGGCGGGTGCTGCTCTCGGTGCTGGACCGCAAGTGGCGCGAGCACCTGTACGAGATGGACTACCTGCGGGCCGGCATCCACCTGCGCGCGATGGCCAACCGCGACCCGGTCGTGGAGTACCAGCGCGAGGGGTACGACATGTTCGTCGCGATGCTCGACGGCATCAAGGAGGAGTCGGTCGGGTTCCTGTTCAACCTCGAGGTCAAGACCAAGGAGGAGCAGGACGCCGAGGCCAGGGCCAAGCAGGCCGAGGCCGAGGCCAAGGCGCTGGCGGCCGCCCAGGCCGGCACGGCGAAGCTGCTGGCCCGGCAGGCCGCGGCGGCGAAGGCGGCTTCCGGCGGCGCCGCGGCGGCGACGGCCCGCCGCTCGTCGGCTCCCGCGGCCCCGAACGCCCCGCTGGTGGAGGCCCCGGATCCGGCGGCCCCGGTCGCGGATGCCCCTGCTCCGGCGCCTCCGTCGGAGGTTCCTGCTCCGGCAGCTCCCGCGCCGGCGGCCGAGCCGGCCGAGGAGGCGGCCACCGCCGGCACCGGGCCGGTGCTGGCGGTCAAGGGGCTCGACGAGCCGCGCCGCGCGCCGGAGAACCTCACCTACTCGGCGCCCAGCCTGGACGCCTCCCCGGCCGAGGGCGGAAAGGCCAAGGCCGCCAAGACCGCGACGGTCTCCGGCACCAAGGAGACCCCGCGCAACGCGCCCTGCCCGTGCGGCTCGGGCCGGAAGTACAAGCAGTGCCACGGGGCGGCCGGCAGCTGA